A window of Cryptomeria japonica chromosome 3, Sugi_1.0, whole genome shotgun sequence contains these coding sequences:
- the LOC131078349 gene encoding uncharacterized protein LOC131078349 isoform X2, producing the protein MWRQGKKGMWKQLIFDIFGEDSSPKGSLAFPNNISIKGGFFNTKMTSRAEVEVSWRNGEVKRPKAPGTLPRDANVAGRTIDRQRISFPEDILNSQIDDLLNRALIA; encoded by the coding sequence ATGTGGAGGCAGGGAAAAAAGGGCATGTGGAAGCAACTGATATTTGATATTTTTGGAGAAGATTCCTCGCCCAAAGGATCTCTCGCTTTTCCAAACAATATTTCAATCAAAGGAGGTTTCTtcaatacaaagatgacatctagGGCAGAGGTCGAGGTGTCATGGAGGAATGGAGAAGTTAAGCGACCGAAGGCTCCGGGAACATTGCCGAGAGATGCCAACGTTGCGGGGAGGACGATTGATCGGCAGAGGATTTCTTTCCCGGAAGACATTCTCAACTCCCAGATTGACGACCTTCTGAATCGTGCCCTAATAG